One Microbacterium sp. W4I20 DNA window includes the following coding sequences:
- a CDS encoding carbohydrate ABC transporter permease: MSAPTLERPASDASQTDAAKPGRARKSRNPSARQMTWNAWLFLLVPGVLFVVFMALPIVMALVISFTDYAIVGDFEWLGLENYFQIAVDPFFWIALRNTAYYTILYVPAGLLVALGTALLLNRRHRAVRLFRTFFYIPVVASTVATATIWFWMLNPQNGLLNVVLGWFGIDGPAWLYESQWAMIAIVMMSVWAGFGANMIIFLAGLQGVPNDLYEASRLDGANAWQQFRYVTLPSLTRTTFLVSTLLIIGAFQVFDQAYVLTKGGPGNSTVTMVYYIYNKGFGALEMGYASALSFVLFLIILVFSLLNARLTNRRNS, translated from the coding sequence ATGAGCGCCCCGACGCTCGAGCGTCCGGCATCCGACGCCTCGCAGACGGATGCCGCGAAGCCGGGCCGCGCCCGCAAGTCACGCAACCCGTCGGCTCGCCAGATGACCTGGAACGCCTGGCTGTTCCTGCTCGTGCCGGGCGTGCTGTTCGTCGTCTTCATGGCGTTGCCGATCGTGATGGCCCTGGTGATCAGCTTCACCGACTACGCGATCGTGGGCGACTTTGAGTGGCTCGGACTCGAGAACTACTTCCAGATCGCGGTCGACCCGTTCTTCTGGATCGCGCTCCGCAACACCGCGTACTACACAATCCTCTACGTGCCGGCGGGGCTACTCGTCGCCCTCGGCACCGCCCTGCTGCTGAACCGGCGGCACCGCGCGGTGCGCCTGTTCCGCACCTTCTTCTACATCCCCGTCGTCGCCTCGACCGTCGCCACCGCCACGATCTGGTTCTGGATGCTGAACCCGCAGAACGGCCTCCTCAACGTGGTGCTCGGCTGGTTCGGCATCGACGGACCCGCCTGGCTGTACGAGTCGCAGTGGGCGATGATCGCCATCGTCATGATGAGCGTCTGGGCCGGCTTCGGCGCCAACATGATCATCTTCCTCGCCGGACTCCAGGGCGTGCCGAACGACCTCTACGAAGCGTCTCGCCTCGACGGCGCGAACGCGTGGCAGCAGTTCCGCTACGTGACCCTGCCGTCGCTGACCCGCACGACGTTCCTCGTCTCGACGCTGCTCATCATCGGAGCGTTCCAGGTGTTCGACCAGGCCTACGTGCTGACCAAGGGCGGCCCCGGCAACTCGACCGTCACGATGGTCTACTACATCTACAACAAGGGCTTCGGCGCGCTCGAGATGGGCTACGCGTCGGCGCTGTCGTTCGTCCTGTTCCTCATCATCCTCGTGTTCAGCCTGCTGAATGCGCGCCTCACGAACAGGAGGAACAGCTGA
- a CDS encoding glycoside hydrolase family 76 protein, with the protein MTSTTAETWSARADTAQQSLDHFFRVGGSQYLANSHPHDRGNTEVFNYWWLAHVIDARTDAWERTGDPAWRSLAVVARDNIVERNDGQLFNDYFDDMLWFALALERVHAATGERSFLDEAIAIWDHVIAEGWNETLGWSLAWRKQQLAYKNTPANGPLVILGVRLSRRDSTRDYLGVARAAFDWLTANLVGPDGFVEDGINREGDGAVDTQWRFTYNQGLYVGAAVELFLATGDRSFLERAVQTAVTAVRSLSNGVVFPDEGDGGDEGLFKGVYYRYLGELLGVLAADSFAAERAELEAFLRAGTDALWENGLVDGRLRPGNDWSKGPVEWIPYSTMVSAIFAVEQRARLEAREADVAADAAVGERVAG; encoded by the coding sequence ATGACCAGCACCACCGCAGAGACGTGGTCGGCCCGCGCCGACACCGCGCAGCAGAGCCTCGACCACTTCTTCCGCGTCGGCGGCAGCCAGTACCTCGCGAACAGCCACCCGCACGACCGTGGCAACACCGAGGTGTTCAACTACTGGTGGCTCGCGCACGTGATCGACGCCCGCACCGACGCGTGGGAGCGCACCGGCGACCCGGCCTGGCGCTCGCTCGCGGTCGTGGCTCGCGACAACATCGTCGAGCGCAACGACGGACAGCTCTTCAACGACTACTTCGACGACATGCTCTGGTTCGCGTTGGCACTCGAGCGGGTGCATGCGGCGACCGGTGAGCGTTCTTTCCTTGACGAGGCCATCGCGATCTGGGACCACGTGATCGCCGAGGGCTGGAACGAGACCCTCGGGTGGAGCCTCGCCTGGCGCAAGCAGCAGCTCGCGTACAAGAACACTCCGGCGAACGGTCCGCTCGTGATCCTCGGGGTGCGGCTGAGTCGGCGGGACTCGACCCGCGACTACCTCGGTGTCGCGCGGGCGGCCTTCGACTGGCTCACGGCGAACCTCGTCGGACCGGACGGCTTCGTCGAAGACGGCATCAACCGCGAGGGCGACGGGGCGGTCGACACGCAGTGGCGGTTCACGTACAACCAGGGGCTGTATGTCGGGGCGGCGGTCGAGCTGTTCCTTGCTACGGGGGATCGCTCCTTCCTGGAGCGCGCGGTGCAGACGGCGGTCACCGCGGTGCGGTCGTTGAGCAACGGCGTCGTGTTCCCCGACGAGGGCGACGGCGGCGACGAAGGCCTCTTCAAGGGTGTGTACTACCGGTATCTGGGCGAGTTGCTCGGCGTGCTCGCGGCGGATTCGTTCGCGGCCGAGCGCGCCGAGCTCGAAGCCTTCTTGCGGGCCGGCACGGATGCCCTGTGGGAGAACGGACTCGTCGACGGGCGGCTGCGGCCGGGGAACGACTGGTCGAAGGGTCCGGTGGAGTGGATCCCCTACTCGACCATGGTCAGCGCGATCTTCGCGGTCGAGCAGCGGGCGCGGTTGGAAGCCCGGGAGGCCGATGTTGCAGCCGATGCGGCGGTGGGGGAGCGCGTCGCGGGCTGA
- a CDS encoding glycoside hydrolase family 125 protein, with translation MAQTHSAFIQSVVERVRERTDEATTEMFARCFENTLGTTLREMPDGTLFMLTGDIPAMWLRDSTAQLAPYLHFAAEDQTISDMIAAVSRRQIEYVLLDPYANAFNSEANGAGHQSDRTDQSPWVWERKYEVDSLCYPIQLAHDLWTLTGRADHLGDSFARAARTIIALWRTEQNHETESTYRFERFDCPPSDTLVRDGRGSETAPTGLTWSAFRPSDDACEFGYNVPGNMFAAVELQHIETIATEVLGDDDLAASARALRADIQRGIADHTVVSTPSGEDAYAYEVDGRGGILLLDDANVPSLLSMPMFGWCRTDDPLYLATRAFVLSTENPTFFAGSLASGTDSSGLGSPHTPTGHVWPIGLCIEGLTTDDPAEKDRIRRLLLETDAGTGLMHESFLVTDPTTFTREWFSWANAMFCELVLDITGLRTLERAPLTEARPA, from the coding sequence GTGGCTCAGACCCATTCGGCCTTCATCCAGTCCGTCGTGGAGCGCGTGCGCGAACGCACCGACGAGGCCACCACCGAGATGTTCGCGCGCTGCTTCGAGAACACCCTCGGCACCACGCTCCGCGAGATGCCCGACGGCACGCTCTTCATGCTCACGGGCGATATCCCCGCGATGTGGCTCCGCGACTCGACCGCGCAACTCGCCCCCTACCTGCACTTCGCCGCCGAAGACCAGACGATCAGCGACATGATCGCCGCGGTCTCGCGCCGGCAGATCGAGTACGTGCTGCTCGACCCCTACGCCAACGCGTTCAACTCCGAGGCGAACGGCGCCGGCCACCAGAGCGACCGCACGGACCAGTCGCCCTGGGTGTGGGAGCGCAAGTACGAGGTCGACTCGCTCTGCTACCCGATCCAGCTCGCCCACGACCTCTGGACCCTCACCGGACGCGCCGACCACCTCGGCGACTCCTTCGCCCGCGCGGCCCGCACGATCATCGCCCTCTGGCGCACCGAGCAGAACCACGAGACCGAGTCGACCTACCGCTTCGAGCGCTTCGACTGCCCGCCCAGCGACACCCTCGTGCGCGACGGACGCGGCAGCGAGACCGCCCCCACCGGCCTCACCTGGTCGGCCTTCCGCCCCAGCGACGACGCCTGCGAGTTCGGCTACAACGTGCCGGGCAACATGTTCGCGGCCGTCGAGCTGCAGCACATCGAGACCATCGCCACCGAGGTCCTGGGCGACGACGACCTCGCGGCGAGCGCCCGCGCGCTCCGCGCCGACATCCAGCGCGGCATCGCCGACCACACGGTCGTCTCGACCCCCTCCGGCGAAGACGCCTACGCCTACGAGGTCGACGGACGCGGCGGCATCCTGCTCCTCGACGACGCCAACGTGCCGAGCCTGCTCTCGATGCCGATGTTCGGATGGTGCCGCACCGACGATCCGCTCTACCTCGCGACCCGCGCCTTCGTGCTGAGCACTGAGAACCCGACCTTCTTCGCCGGCTCGCTCGCCTCGGGAACCGACTCGAGCGGACTCGGCAGCCCGCACACCCCCACCGGCCACGTCTGGCCGATCGGCCTCTGCATCGAGGGCCTCACCACCGACGATCCCGCCGAGAAGGACCGCATCCGTCGCCTTCTTCTCGAGACGGATGCCGGCACCGGCCTCATGCACGAATCGTTCCTGGTGACCGACCCCACGACCTTCACCCGCGAATGGTTCTCCTGGGCGAACGCGATGTTCTGCGAACTCGTGCTCGACATCACCGGGTTGCGAACGCTCGAGCGGGCTCCCCTCACGGAAGCGCGACCGGCATGA
- a CDS encoding VOC family protein translates to MLAIVSIVIRVNDLAAQAEFWKAALDYIERDPADDDWIVLKPRYADAPCIALDAHHSERVLPPRIHLDIYAEDQAAEVRRLAELGARQVHWDGRPDDADYVIMEDPEGNRFCIVDRPHWPGWQRIPTR, encoded by the coding sequence ATGCTCGCCATCGTCTCGATCGTCATCCGCGTGAACGACCTCGCCGCACAGGCAGAGTTCTGGAAGGCCGCTCTCGACTACATCGAGCGCGATCCGGCCGACGACGACTGGATCGTCCTCAAGCCGCGCTACGCCGACGCCCCCTGCATCGCGCTTGACGCGCACCACTCCGAGCGAGTGCTGCCGCCGCGCATCCATCTCGATATCTATGCCGAGGACCAGGCCGCCGAAGTCCGCCGGCTGGCCGAGCTCGGCGCCCGCCAGGTGCACTGGGACGGCCGCCCCGACGACGCCGACTACGTGATCATGGAAGACCCCGAGGGCAACCGCTTCTGCATCGTCGACCGGCCGCACTGGCCGGGCTGGCAGCGCATCCCTACCCGCTGA
- a CDS encoding SDR family NAD(P)-dependent oxidoreductase, protein MALTAHSTIGDWLDDPTGGPLIRSLFEKTGADPSLLTPVLGLPLQQLVAMSQGAMPQSIVDDLVRAANGGEIPEDAEDSGWTEKPTAGRFAGKTVIVTGAASGIGKATASRIAREGGRVIASDIAAEKLDALKASLPDADIVTVPGDLTKQDAIDAVLAAAGDRIDGLANVAGINDDFSPAGETTDAVWDRVIAINLTAPFKLMRAVLPVMEAAGRGAILNVSSEAGLRGNASGNAYTASKHGIIGVTKSAAFMYGPKGIRVNSVAPGGVATGIPMPPNMSEYGSGRLAPFQQAIPTVATAEHLAASITFLLSDDAVNINGAVLASDGGWSVQ, encoded by the coding sequence ATGGCCCTCACCGCACACTCCACCATCGGCGACTGGCTGGACGACCCGACCGGCGGGCCGCTCATCCGCAGCCTCTTCGAGAAGACCGGCGCCGACCCCTCGCTGCTCACCCCGGTGCTCGGCCTGCCGCTGCAGCAGCTCGTCGCGATGAGCCAGGGCGCGATGCCGCAGTCGATCGTCGACGACCTGGTGCGCGCGGCCAACGGCGGCGAGATCCCGGAGGACGCGGAGGACAGCGGGTGGACCGAGAAGCCCACCGCGGGCCGCTTCGCCGGCAAGACCGTGATCGTAACCGGCGCAGCATCCGGAATCGGCAAGGCCACGGCATCCCGCATCGCGCGCGAGGGCGGTCGCGTGATCGCCAGCGACATCGCCGCAGAGAAGCTCGACGCGCTGAAGGCTTCGTTGCCGGATGCTGACATCGTCACGGTCCCCGGCGACCTCACGAAGCAGGATGCGATCGACGCCGTCCTCGCGGCCGCGGGCGACCGCATCGACGGCCTCGCGAACGTCGCCGGCATCAACGACGACTTCTCCCCCGCGGGCGAGACGACGGATGCTGTCTGGGATCGGGTCATCGCGATCAACCTCACCGCTCCGTTCAAGCTCATGCGCGCGGTGCTGCCGGTGATGGAGGCGGCGGGCCGCGGGGCGATCCTCAACGTGTCGAGCGAGGCGGGCCTGCGCGGCAACGCCTCGGGCAACGCCTACACGGCGAGCAAGCACGGCATCATCGGCGTGACCAAGTCGGCGGCGTTCATGTACGGCCCGAAGGGCATCCGCGTGAACTCGGTCGCGCCGGGCGGCGTGGCCACCGGCATCCCGATGCCTCCGAACATGTCGGAGTACGGATCGGGCCGGCTGGCCCCGTTCCAGCAGGCGATCCCGACGGTCGCGACGGCGGAGCACTTGGCCGCGTCGATCACGTTCCTGCTGTCGGATGACGCGGTGAACATCAACGGGGCCGTGCTCGCGAGCGATGGGGGCTGGTCGGTGCAGTAG
- a CDS encoding ABC transporter substrate-binding protein, translating into MKKHLRVLSVVATATLAVTVAGCASGGSGDGGSGDGPEPVVMWGSWSGDQVDQLEEQAARFNESQDDYEVSYVPQELVEEKLLTALAGGQVPDVVLWDRYQTSLYAPKGALAPIDDFVKEDAVDTSIFYEPALGEMEVDDKLYGLPLLVDNRSLLYNKTLLADAGVEAPTNWDELKSAAEKLAVSDGGKLAQAGLDLSDPGLFNMYLAQAGGQLLNDDQTKTAFNSPEGLEVLQFWQSLLDADVYEQGFGDTGDSFAESKTAMKLDGPWALSTLDKVDGLDYGVVQPPTGPNGDQGAYMGGFGLVIPEGAKNAEGAWEFMKWWTTEAENGVAFGEIAGWIPANIEAANDPYFTEDEHYAAFIEAMNYAQTRPNVQGFSDVEGKALVPALERFLSGEISAKQALKDAQEQGDQILEQNR; encoded by the coding sequence ATGAAGAAACACCTGCGAGTACTGAGCGTCGTCGCCACCGCGACGCTCGCCGTCACCGTGGCCGGCTGCGCCTCGGGCGGCTCCGGCGACGGCGGATCCGGCGACGGACCCGAGCCCGTCGTCATGTGGGGATCCTGGTCGGGCGACCAGGTCGACCAGCTCGAAGAGCAGGCCGCGCGGTTCAACGAATCCCAGGACGACTACGAAGTCTCGTACGTCCCCCAGGAGCTCGTCGAGGAGAAGCTGCTCACCGCCCTCGCCGGCGGCCAGGTTCCCGACGTCGTGCTCTGGGACAGGTACCAGACCTCGCTCTACGCCCCCAAGGGCGCGCTCGCCCCGATCGACGATTTCGTGAAGGAGGATGCCGTCGACACGAGCATCTTCTACGAGCCGGCGCTCGGCGAGATGGAGGTCGACGACAAGCTCTACGGCCTGCCGTTGCTCGTCGACAACCGGTCCTTGCTCTACAACAAGACACTGCTGGCGGATGCCGGCGTCGAGGCGCCGACGAACTGGGATGAGCTGAAGAGCGCCGCCGAGAAGCTCGCGGTGTCGGACGGCGGCAAGCTCGCCCAGGCCGGCCTCGACCTCAGCGACCCGGGCCTGTTCAACATGTACCTCGCCCAGGCCGGCGGACAGCTGCTCAACGACGACCAGACCAAGACCGCGTTCAACAGCCCCGAGGGTCTCGAAGTGCTGCAGTTCTGGCAGAGCCTGCTCGACGCCGACGTGTACGAGCAGGGCTTCGGCGACACCGGTGACTCCTTCGCCGAGAGCAAGACGGCCATGAAGCTCGACGGGCCGTGGGCGCTGTCGACGCTCGACAAGGTCGACGGGCTCGACTACGGCGTCGTGCAGCCTCCGACCGGGCCGAACGGTGACCAGGGTGCCTACATGGGCGGCTTCGGGCTCGTCATCCCCGAGGGCGCGAAGAACGCCGAGGGTGCCTGGGAGTTCATGAAGTGGTGGACGACCGAGGCCGAGAACGGCGTGGCCTTCGGTGAGATCGCGGGCTGGATTCCCGCGAACATCGAAGCGGCCAACGACCCGTACTTCACCGAGGACGAGCACTACGCGGCGTTCATCGAGGCGATGAACTACGCCCAGACACGGCCGAACGTGCAGGGCTTCTCCGACGTCGAGGGCAAGGCGCTCGTCCCGGCTCTCGAGCGCTTCCTGTCCGGGGAGATCTCGGCGAAGCAGGCGCTGAAGGATGCTCAGGAGCAGGGCGACCAGATCCTCGAGCAGAACCGCTGA
- a CDS encoding TetR/AcrR family transcriptional regulator, protein MRAALTTGGYEAVTIEGLAAEAEVSKQTIYRWWPSKAAILGEALLEGGLPGADVAVPFTSDLAADLRSWFSAMSASLADADGVAIARALIVITASDPELGLALNEKLAAPIREWVSSRMALAVDAGDVRADADAAAIADQFVAMASYAALLGRPLGDERVDATVGVLLRGIVVPGS, encoded by the coding sequence ATGCGTGCTGCTCTGACGACCGGCGGATACGAGGCAGTGACGATCGAGGGACTCGCCGCCGAGGCCGAGGTCTCGAAGCAGACGATCTACCGGTGGTGGCCGTCGAAGGCCGCGATCCTCGGTGAGGCGCTGCTCGAGGGAGGACTGCCGGGCGCGGATGTCGCCGTGCCCTTCACGTCCGACCTCGCCGCCGATCTGCGCTCCTGGTTCTCCGCGATGAGCGCATCGCTGGCGGATGCCGACGGAGTCGCGATCGCGCGGGCGCTGATCGTGATCACGGCATCCGATCCCGAACTCGGGCTCGCTCTGAATGAGAAGCTGGCGGCGCCGATCCGCGAGTGGGTGTCGTCGCGGATGGCGCTCGCCGTCGACGCCGGCGATGTGAGGGCGGATGCGGATGCTGCCGCCATCGCGGACCAGTTCGTCGCCATGGCGAGCTACGCCGCGCTGCTCGGGCGTCCGCTTGGGGACGAGCGGGTGGATGCGACAGTGGGTGTGCTGCTGCGGGGGATCGTGGTTCCCGGGAGCTGA
- a CDS encoding carbohydrate ABC transporter permease — protein MTNTLNGGRAVETALAASAPLAPLPTQRKKTTKQKIATAGWYIGVVLISIVTIAPLVWTISTSLKPATEILSGALNLIPANPTIENYLQVFEEVPFGRYFVNSLVLGIGGAATNIFFGALGGYALAKLRFKGRAAVFAVFLSSLMIPGIITMIPSFLILRSIPFAGGNDVFGQGGLGLINTYWAVIIPGAAGAFAVFFMKQFFETLPDELGEAARIDGASEFRIFAIIYFPLAKAGLAVLGIISFQAGWNNFLWPLIVLNSQDMMTVQVGLASFVNNYETAYGPLMAGTVVASLPVLLVFLFAQRYIIEGVAHVGSK, from the coding sequence ATGACGAACACCCTCAACGGCGGCCGTGCCGTGGAGACCGCGCTCGCGGCATCCGCTCCTCTCGCTCCCCTCCCGACGCAGCGCAAGAAGACGACGAAGCAGAAGATCGCGACCGCCGGCTGGTACATCGGCGTCGTGCTGATCAGCATCGTCACGATCGCGCCGCTGGTCTGGACGATCTCGACCTCGCTGAAGCCGGCGACCGAGATCCTCTCCGGCGCGCTCAACCTGATCCCGGCGAACCCGACCATCGAGAACTACCTGCAGGTGTTCGAGGAGGTGCCGTTCGGGCGCTACTTCGTGAACTCGCTCGTGCTCGGCATCGGCGGCGCCGCGACCAACATCTTCTTCGGCGCCCTCGGCGGGTACGCGCTGGCGAAGCTGCGGTTCAAGGGGCGCGCCGCGGTGTTCGCGGTGTTCCTGTCGTCGCTCATGATCCCGGGCATCATCACGATGATCCCGTCGTTCCTGATCCTGCGCTCGATCCCCTTCGCCGGCGGCAACGACGTCTTCGGCCAGGGCGGGCTCGGCCTCATCAACACCTACTGGGCCGTGATCATCCCCGGGGCCGCGGGAGCCTTCGCCGTCTTCTTCATGAAGCAGTTCTTCGAGACGCTGCCCGACGAGCTCGGCGAGGCCGCCCGCATCGACGGCGCGAGCGAGTTCCGCATCTTCGCGATCATCTACTTCCCGCTCGCGAAGGCCGGACTCGCGGTGCTCGGCATCATCAGCTTCCAGGCCGGATGGAACAACTTCCTCTGGCCGCTGATCGTGCTCAACAGCCAGGACATGATGACCGTCCAGGTCGGACTCGCCTCGTTCGTCAACAACTACGAGACCGCGTACGGCCCCCTCATGGCCGGCACCGTCGTCGCCAGCCTGCCTGTGCTGCTCGTGTTCCTCTTCGCGCAGCGCTACATCATCGAGGGCGTCGCGCACGTCGGCTCGAAATGA
- a CDS encoding N-acetyltransferase, which produces MVRITEVFTADNDALTALNRLLPQLSSTAKSLEIGDLEDIIAADTTLFLAYVDEVAVGTLSLIFYRTPSGLRSRIEDVVVDESARGHGVGRALTRAAVESARGREARGIDLTSRPSRVAANELYKSEGFELRESATYRLSL; this is translated from the coding sequence ATGGTTCGGATCACTGAGGTTTTCACCGCCGACAACGACGCTCTCACCGCACTGAACCGACTGTTGCCTCAGCTCTCCTCAACAGCGAAATCGTTGGAGATCGGCGACCTCGAGGACATCATCGCCGCAGACACGACCCTGTTCCTGGCATATGTGGACGAGGTCGCCGTCGGCACGCTCTCGCTGATCTTCTATCGCACGCCCTCGGGGCTGCGGTCACGAATCGAGGATGTCGTCGTCGACGAATCCGCGCGCGGTCACGGCGTCGGACGGGCGCTGACTCGAGCGGCGGTCGAGTCTGCTCGCGGACGCGAAGCACGCGGGATCGATCTCACGTCGCGTCCGTCGCGCGTCGCCGCGAACGAGCTCTACAAGTCGGAAGGCTTCGAGCTGCGAGAATCGGCGACGTACCGGCTTTCGCTTTAG
- a CDS encoding GntR family transcriptional regulator — MLYKRVYEALRESISQGTYGVGEKLPSEAELSKQFEVSPITVKRALELLRSDGMIMRRPRIGTVVTSATPTAATVRVTAEPARDATLIGCVITSFDDSFGNKIIEGVLAAAGADAHVVLKRSGGDLDEEDACIRALVDAGVDGLILLPSSSEYIPPAALELVAKKFPVVILDRIFDGIPVSAVCSDNAAGGRAATEHLLELGHQTIGFVSSTSHVSSSDDRRGGYIHAHAMNHLPLENRAELRTIGSTVPGSSDTAEQDIERLVEFVEQHPDITGYVVAEYNIALMLREACDRLGLEVPADVSIVCFDHPDAFFDSRMFRYTHIRQAQHDLGEKAIESVRRQIAAAHAVEKVVLPVELVVGASSVAPRA; from the coding sequence GTGCTCTACAAGCGAGTCTATGAAGCGCTGCGCGAGTCGATCTCGCAGGGGACCTACGGCGTCGGCGAGAAGCTGCCGTCGGAGGCCGAGCTGTCGAAGCAGTTCGAGGTCAGCCCGATCACGGTGAAGCGGGCGCTCGAACTGCTGCGCAGCGACGGCATGATCATGCGCCGGCCGCGCATCGGCACGGTCGTCACGAGTGCGACGCCGACCGCGGCCACCGTGCGCGTGACCGCCGAGCCCGCGCGCGACGCTACGCTCATCGGCTGCGTGATCACGAGCTTCGACGACAGCTTCGGCAACAAGATCATCGAGGGTGTCCTCGCGGCGGCCGGGGCCGACGCGCACGTCGTGCTCAAGCGCTCCGGCGGCGACCTGGACGAGGAGGACGCCTGCATCCGCGCCCTCGTCGACGCCGGGGTCGACGGCCTCATCCTGCTCCCGAGCTCGTCGGAGTACATTCCGCCGGCGGCGCTGGAGCTGGTCGCGAAGAAGTTCCCCGTCGTGATCCTCGACCGCATCTTCGACGGCATCCCGGTCTCGGCCGTGTGCTCCGACAACGCGGCCGGCGGCCGCGCGGCCACCGAGCACCTGCTCGAACTCGGACACCAGACGATCGGTTTCGTCAGCTCGACCAGTCACGTGTCGTCGAGCGACGACCGGCGCGGCGGGTACATCCACGCGCACGCCATGAACCACCTGCCGCTCGAGAACCGGGCCGAGCTGCGGACGATCGGCTCGACCGTTCCCGGAAGCTCCGACACCGCCGAGCAGGACATCGAGCGGCTCGTCGAGTTCGTGGAGCAGCATCCCGACATCACCGGCTACGTCGTCGCGGAGTACAACATCGCACTCATGCTGCGCGAGGCGTGCGACCGGCTCGGGCTCGAGGTGCCTGCCGACGTCTCGATCGTGTGCTTCGACCACCCGGACGCGTTCTTCGACTCGCGGATGTTCCGGTATACCCACATCCGTCAGGCGCAGCACGACCTGGGCGAGAAGGCGATCGAGTCGGTGCGGCGGCAGATCGCCGCGGCGCATGCCGTCGAGAAGGTCGTGCTGCCGGTCGAGCTCGTGGTCGGGGCCTCGTCGGTGGCGCCGCGGGCGTAG
- a CDS encoding hemerythrin domain-containing protein, with product MTEGEKIRLVAWSRELRSVHERLRNALLIAQEAAASGEPPGRDLLLFCHGFCAALTGHHEGEDRELFPAIAAEHPELRDTLRKLEQDHSMIGHLIGGLQLAVDSSAGTDELARHLEGIAAIMESHFRYEERQLLSVLETLELDADPGRVLGPL from the coding sequence GTGACTGAGGGCGAGAAGATCAGGCTCGTCGCCTGGAGCAGGGAACTGCGGAGTGTGCACGAGCGCCTGCGCAACGCACTGCTGATCGCGCAGGAAGCCGCCGCGTCCGGCGAGCCGCCGGGGCGTGACCTGCTGCTGTTCTGCCATGGCTTCTGCGCGGCGCTGACCGGACATCACGAGGGCGAGGATCGCGAGCTGTTCCCGGCGATCGCCGCGGAGCATCCGGAATTGCGGGACACACTGCGCAAGCTCGAGCAGGATCATTCGATGATCGGACACCTGATCGGCGGGCTGCAGCTCGCCGTCGATTCGTCGGCCGGGACGGACGAGTTGGCGCGGCATCTGGAGGGCATCGCGGCGATCATGGAGAGCCACTTCCGGTACGAGGAACGACAGCTGCTGTCGGTGCTCGAGACGCTGGAACTGGATGCCGATCCGGGCAGGGTGCTCGGGCCGCTGTGA